The Nitrospira sp. sequence ACGCCAGGGTGACGCCCAACGGTGAATTGACGCCCTGTCCCTATATGCCGCTGTCCGCCGGAAATTTGCGTCAACATAGTTTCGTCGATCTCTGGGAGCGATCGGACATCTTCAACTCGTTCCGGTACCCTCAGCTCAAGGGAAAATGCGGCGACTGCGAATACAGTGACATCTGCGGGGGCTGCCGCGCCCGCCCCTATGTCGACCACGGGGACTGGCTGGATGAAGATCAGTGGTGCCTGTACACGCCAAAGGGTGGAGAGAAAATCAAGGTGGCGTTCAATGTTTCCGAAGAGTCTGAAACTGCTTGGGATGACGCTTCAGCGCTCAGGTTGAGCCGTATCCCCTACTTTCTACGCGCCATGGTCAAGAAGGGTGTGGAGAAGCATGCCCGTGAAAACAATATCCCGCTCATCACCGTCGAATTGATGGAGGAACTGCGCAAGAAGCGATTCGGCAACGATGCGCCTGTCTTTAAGTTCTAGCCGTGGATTTCGTGCGCTTCACCCTTCACGCATAACCCTCACCTATGGATACCCTTCAAAGCGTCACCACCGATCTCAACATCCTGATCCCCATCGTCAACCACTGGTTTCACCTGCTTTCAGCAATCATTTGGATCGGCGGCCTGGCATTTCTCGTCATGGCGGTCACACCCGGATTGAAGAAGGCGGTTTCGAAAGATCAGATCAAGCCCATCACAGATGTTTTTTATCAGCATTATAAAAAGGTCGCCGGTGGTCTCTTGGTCGTGCTGCTGTTCACCGGGGGTGTGAACCTCCACTACGTCAATCAGGTCCTGATCTCGCAAACCGGCGCCGGCGTTCAGCACCACTCCAAGTACCTGATGGTCTTCATGATTAAGCTTCTCCTCGTATTGGGGCTTCTCACGCTATTTCTCTATACCGTCATTTTCAAATCTGAAGACGAAGCCGACGACACGGAATCGTATGAGGCTATTCCCTTCCAGCGAGCGGCTCTGTGGATGGGGTTCTTCATCATTCTGTGCGCCGCCGCCATGAAACATCTGCACCAGTAGCGTCTTTTCGATCAGCTCGTCGTTCGCTACAGGCAACGTTATCTTGATCTTGCCGTACCAGTCACAGTCCACCCCAAGCCTTGTTAGCAGAGCGGTATTGCGAACGATTCTCTACGCACAATCTCCTTGTAAAATAGATTTCAATCAGGAGGAGCTTCAGCCAACCGAGGGTTATTTCAGGCCCAGCGCCCGTTTGAAGACCGATTTGAAGCCGAAGTAGCCGAAGGAGTCTTTGAGGTTGGAATAGAGCCGCTTCACGGTACCCATCTCCGGGTTGGTGACGTACTCCATCGTCAAGGCGATCCGCTCTTCCCCCTCCCCGAGTGGTGTGACGGCATGCCAGAGCTTATCACCGTTGAAAATCACCATATCACCAGGTTCAGTGACCAGTTCAAGATGACGCGGCTGCTTGGTCGGGTGGTCCTTGAACAACTCACAGACCAGTTTGCAATGAGTAGACCGATCGACAAGCCCCATCAGGATCGTATAACGCGCGCCTTTATAATAGGACGTGTCGTAGTGGAAACCGATATGGTCACCCGGTTCGGTGTAGTAGTAGAGGGCGCATGAATGGGGATCGTTGTCGGGGCAAAACATGAGCTTCGCATCAACGAGCCGATTTAAGAACTCTCTGAAAGATTCGGCACGGTAGAGATCGAGAAAGCGTGGAGCCTTCTCCTGCACCGTATAGTAACTGACGCTCCCGCCTTTCTTATGACCGGGAATGTAATTGCGATTGAGTTCCCCTTTGACACCCTGGGCCTGGGGAACGAGCACTTCCTCTACAAAGGCGCGGGGCAAGAATTGCTTGATAACTAAGAACTCGTTTTGCTCCCAATACTCTTGGCGGAGACGAGCGAAATCCAATGCAGCGACCGCCTGGTCGACAGCTTCCATTACCATGTTCTCGTGAACGATCATGACTCAGTGCACCCTCTGCTTCTATCCGTTACGCCCGTATTCCTCAATCGCATGAGACCTTCAACCTTTTCAATAACTTGAGATTGGCCCGATGAATGACGCCGGCTCCCTACGGCCCATTCAATACTGGAGCCCTCACAACTTCGGTATCCGGTGGTGTTTTAAAGTCGAATACCTCATTACCTAATCCGAGATTGGGTTTCAAGTTCGAAAATTCAAAGACGGCCACATTGCCGCTGATTTCATAAAGAGACACGGTACGGATGAAATAGGTTTTGGGAAAGACCTCGACGACGATTTTCTGAAGGCCCTGGGCAGAGTCATGTTCCTTGCCTTTGGGAATGAGCGTAATCAGCGGGATGCTACCCACTCCACGCTCCGTTCCGGTGGTGGGTTCAATCTCATACGACTCATCCAATTTTGCTGCTCCCTGCAGCAGTTCCAATGGCGCTTGGGAAGCGGCCATTTGCGTCAGTTTCCCGACCAAAACCTGCTTATGTTCGGGGACGTACACCTTCACATCGTCCTGGTTCACATAAATTTGCTCGCTCGCCGGATCAAGATAGTCCCACCTCAAACGACCAGGCTTTTTGATATACACTTTGCCGGCCGACGTTACAGGCCGTTCAAACCCCTCGATCTTGGTTTTTTGAGAAAAGTCGGCCTGCAGATCTTTCGTTTTTTCATACCGCGCTTGCAACTGCTTAACGACCCCACGGACTTCCTGCAAGGCCTTCTCATCAACCGGTCCGCCTGCGGCCCAAACCGGCAAGACAAACGCGATGCTCAACGATGCCGCCAGCCGCCAGTGTATCATGCTTCCGTCGCACCAACCGGACCGCGCCGCCCAAGGACTTCACGACGCCCGTCTCGCCCCGCCGCCCCCACGATTCCTTCCGATTCCATCTGTTCAATCATACGCGCTGCTCGAGGATAGCCTACCCGCAAGCGGCGCTGAATCAAAGAAGCCGAAGCTTGGCCGGTCGACAGTACCAGATCTTTGGCCTGTTCATACACCTCGTCTCTGGCCTCCTCCGCCGCCGCCTCTTCCGACTTCAGCGATTGCAGCTCTTGGTTGTAGATCGGGAGTGCTTGCTTCTTCACAAACTCAACAACCGATCGGACATCGTCATCCGACACAAAGGACCCATGCAGACGAGCGAGGCGGCCCGTGCCGGAAGCCAAGTACAGCATATCGCCTCGGCCCAGGAGAGCCTCGGCTCCGTTCGCATCCAGAATGGTCCGTGAGTCGGTCTTTGACGACACTTGAAACGCGATGCGTGCGGGGAAATTCGCCTTGATCAGGCCTGTGAGCACATCCACGGATGGACGCTGGGTGGCCAGCACGAGATGAATCCCGGACGCTCTGGCCATCTGTGCGAGTCGGGCGATCTTATCTTCGACATCCTTGGGAGCGACCATCATCAGATCCGCCAATTCGTCGATCATGACGACGATAAAGGGTAACGGTTCCGGCGGCGTCGGCTTCGGTTGCATGCAACCTTGCTCTCCCTCGGCAATTGAGGTTTCACCGGCAGAGAGGCGCTCCTCTTCAGAGAGGAACTGCATCGGAAGCTCAGGCTGTTCGACCGGCGGCGCGTTGTTTTCAGCGAAGGTTTCATGCAAACCGGCAACCTTTCGATTGTAGGCATCGATATTCCGTACCCCGGCCTCAGCCAATAGCTTATACCGCCGCTCCATTTCAGCGACGACCCATCCCAACCCTCTTGCGGCTGATTTGGGCTCCGTAATCACTGGTCTCAATAGATGTGGAATCCCTTCGTATGATTGAAACTCGAGCATCTTCGGGTCAATGAGCAGGAGCTTCACTTCGCTCGGCTTGGCGGCAAAGAGGATACTGAGCAACATCGTGTTCAAACTGACGCTCTTCCCGGCACCGGTCGCGCCAGCCACCAAGAGATGCGGCATGGTCTTCAGATCTGCGGTAATCGGGGCACCGAAAATATCCTTGCCCAACGCGAGTGTCAGCCTGGATCGTGCCCGACGGAAGGATTCGCTCATGACGACTTCTTTCAGGGACACCGTCTCTCGGGACCGATTTGGCACTTCGATCCCAACCACTGATTTACCGGGCAATGGCGCGACGATTCGCAGACTCGTCGCCTTGAGCGCCAACGCGAGGTCATCAGCTAGATTCACAATGCGGGCGACCTTCGTACCAGGCGCCGGCTCGAATTCATACATCGTAACGACGGGGCCGGGCCTCACTTCTGTCACGGTGCCCTCAATGCCGAAGCTCATCAGGGCTCGTGACAAGACCTCGGATTGCGCTTTGAGCTCTTCATCCGACATCCGATCCATCGCCCCAGAGGGATCACTTAACAGAATTTCAGGATCCGGTAGCTGATACTCCCCGGACTCCGCCTGTAAAGCCATCACATCCGGCTCAGCCGCTTCTAATTCTACTGGCGGAGTTGAGACAGGGAATGGCTGAATGATCGGAGTTGGAGGAGTCGGAGTTGGTCTTGGCTCTTCAACTCCTTCAGCAAATGACTCCTCTTGTGCAGTTGGGGTCGGCTTGGGGGTTTTGACCCGTTGCCTGCGATTGCCGACCTCCTTCTGGACCTCAACCGGTCGCTCGGGCATCATGGCGGATATCCCTTCACGAAGAGCACCCCAACGTTCCGGCATGCGACGCACGACTTCGGCTAATGACAGCGGCGTTGTCAGCAAGAGCGACACAAGAAATCCTGCGACTATAAGAATATGGGCGCCGGTCCCGGCAAACACAGCGCGAAGGCCTTCGGCGATCGTCTGACCGACGATCCCGCCGGCCACCCCCCGGGAAATCATCCCGCTCGTGAGCGTCGGCACCCCGGTCGTTTCAAGATGCAGAAACGCACTCAGAAAGAAGACGGCGGCTAAGGAACTTGCAGCCGTTCGGAATCTGATACTCACCGGTGCCTGGGAGAAGCAGCGAAAGCCTAACCGGCCTAAAAGCAAGGGAAAGAGGTAGGCCGCTCCACCGATGGTATAAAAGAACCCACCGGCCAACAACGCGCCAAAGGAACCAATGAGATTCTGAGGCGGTCTCGCAGCCGGAGTTCCGGATGCCACAATCTGCGCTTCCCCGGGCACAAACGACAGAAGACTCAACAGCATGAGCAAGCTCAATGCGATCAAGATCACGCCGATCACTTCCCGCTGAATATGAGAAGGGGGAGAAGGGGCACGGCGGGCTTCGCCCCGCTTAGCCGAGGTGGTGGCACCCATGAAGCGGATGCTAGCACAGGGGGAGGGTCATTTCAAACGAACACGCATCCGTATCACCACCCCTGGCGGGCTGTCCGCACTGAACGGAGAACGATTCTGCGCATCACAACGGGACTGAGGGTGCTGTGTGCCGAATAATCTTGCCTTCCACCAAATAGACCACCAGCTCAGCGATATTGGTGGCATGATCGGCCACCCGTTCAAGATATTTTGCGATAAAGCTCAACCGGATGGCACGGGTAATTGTGGGAGGATCCTCGATCATAAAGGAGAGCAGCTCACGAAATAACTGTTCCATCAGATCATCGACAAAATCGTCATCCGTGAGCACTTTTCTGGCCAGATTGGCATCTTCTTTGATGAACGCGTCGATGCTTTCTTTCACCATCCTCCGCGCAAGACTTCCCATCCTCGGAATATCGATGTACGGCTTCAGCTGCGGCTCTTCGTTCAATTCGATCGCACGTTCAGAGACGTTCTCAGCGAGATCGCTGATTCGTTCGAGTTCGGTCGAGATTTTCATGGCCGTGGTGACCAATCGTAGGTCACGCGCGGCTGGCTGGTGAAGCGCCAACAACTCGATGCAGGCTTCGTCGATCTCCACATCCATCGCATTCACTTTGTGGTCGCGCTCGATCACCCGGCAGGCCAGAGCCGAATCGCGTGTGACCAACGCGGTCAACGCCTTGTCGATCTGATCCTCAGCGAGACCGGCCATCCGCGCCAGCTTCGTCTTCAATTCCGCGAGTTCTTCGTCGAAATGTCGCTGAGCCATCGGGTCACCCGAATCGTCCGGTAATATAGTCTTCCGTCTGCTTCTTCGCAGGGTTGGTGAACAGCTGCTTGGTACGACCGAACTCGACTAGTTGACCGAGGTACATGAACGCCGTCCAGTCCGACACCCGTGCCGCTTGTTGCATGTTGTGCGTCACGATGACGACGGTCAACTCCTTCTTCAGTGAAAATAACAATTCTTCGATGATCCCGGTGGCAATCGGATCCAGCGCGGAACAGGGCTCATCCATCAGCAGGACGTCCGGCTTGACCGCCAAGGCCCGTGCAATACAGAGTCGTTGCTGCTGACCGCCGGACAAACCAAGAGCGCTCTTGTGGAGTCGGTCTTTCACTTCTTCCCACAAGCCGGCCCCTTTGAGGCTTCTTTCGACGATGTCTTCCAACACCGACCGACTCTTCAAGCCTTGCAGTCGTGGGCCATAGGCGACATTTTCATAGATAGACTTGGGAAAGGGATTGGATTTTTGAAACACCATGCCCACACGCTTTCGAAGGTCTGTAATATCGATCGCCGGGTTAAAGATATCGATGCCGTCGAGGAGGATATTTCCTTCGTGCCGCGCTCCCTCGATGAGGTCATTCAGGCGGTTCATGCAGCGGAGCAATGTGGATTTTCCACAGCCTGAAGGCCCAATGAACGCGGTCACATGATTTTCTGGAATCTCCAGTTCGATCTTGAACAGCGACTGAACCGGACCGTAGAAAAAGTTGAAGCCCTGCACCTGAAGTTTGGCCGGCTGTTGTGCAACACTATGATGCGACATCTTGGAATCACTCGGCTCCATACTCTCCATCTCCAGTGAGGAAGAAGGGGGTGCGAGGGGAGGGACACTGGACATCACTTCATACTGCTGATCCAGCATATTTCCTCCTCATCCGATTTCTCAAGACGACGCCCGTCAGATTAAGCGTCACGACCACAAGAATCAATACCAATGTGGTCACATAGACCATAGGCTTGGCCGCCTCAACATTCGGCGATTGGAAACCTACATCATAGATATGAAAGCCCAAGTGCATGAACTTTCGATCCAAATGAAGAAACGGCCATGTCCCGTCTATCGGCATAGCTGGCGCTAGTTTCACCACACCGGTCAACATCAAGGGCGCGACCTCGCCGGCCGCACGGGCCATGGCGAGGATCAGTCCTGTGAGAATGCCGGGGAGCGCCGTAGGGAGCACGACCTTCCACATCGTTTCCCATTTTGTCGCACCCAAACCGATCGATCCCTCTCGGTATTCTCGCGGCACTGCAGCAAGTCCCTCTTCGGTTGCGACGATCACGACCGGAACGGTCAGCAGCGCGAGTGTCAAAGAGGCCCAAAGGATACCACCCGTGCCGAACGTGGGAGACGGCAGCCGTTCGGAAAACCACAGCGCATCCAACGTGCCGCCTACGCCATACACAAGGAATCCCAATCCAAACACACCGAAGACGATCGAAGGAACCCCTGCGAGATTGTTGACCGCGATCCGGACAATCCTCACAATGACTCCTTGACGGGCATACTCCCTGAGATACAGGGCACCGATCACGCCAAAGGGGGTTACCACGAAACTCATGATGATGACCATCATGACGGTGCCGAAAATTGCGGGGAAGATCCCACCCTCGGTGTTAGCCTCACGCGGCTCCGTGGTCAGGACCGTCCAGACATTACCGATGTAAATCCAAATCTTGTCCAAGGTCGAAAGATCGTTGGGTCGAAACACGCGCATGACTTGATCAAGCAAAAGAGATTTCTCTTTCCCATTTGCGTCGATAGCAAGCACCGTATATGGATTCTCAGCCTCGCTTGATCCCGCATGCCGAAGAAGCGGAGGTAAGGACTGCCACACGGCATCCGCACCCTCGGCCACGACCTGTTCTTCTTTCAAGAGGGTCCGTAGGCGTCCATAGAAGTTGCCCCACTCACGTCGTTCCACCATGACAAGATCGACCGGTTTCGTCCGCTCAACGATCTGATCGGTGTTGATCCACCGATAATCCAACCCATAGAGATCACGATTGCCAATCTTCATCCTGATTCGCGGGATGCCTTTCGGACCAACTTCCTCACCGGCCAACTGACCGATCACATGTTTTCCATCCTTCAGCGTCAATTCGACGAGGTCAGCCGGCCAGAAATACCCGAACCCGTTGACGAGGATAAGAACCAGGAGCCCCCCAATCATGAGGAGCGAAAGAGAAAGACCTGCGCCGCAACTCCAAATGAAGAGCTCACCGCTAGCCATAAAATGCTTGAACCACAGTTTCATAGAATTATTCGTGCACCAGTTTGCCGTCACTCTTTGAACGGCTTGCTTCTAACTGCCGGTCTAGAACTGCGCCCCGTGAAATCCGGTCGCTCTAGAACTGACTGTACTTTGCCCTGAGCCGTTGTCGAATCACTTCTGCCGCCGTGTTGAGAACAAAGGTAGCAACAAACAGGAGCAACCCCGCCAAAAAGAGCGTGCGATACAAGGTCCCGCCGTGCGGAGCTTCAGGAATCTCCACGGCAATATTCGCGGAGAGCGTTCGAAACCCGTTGAATAGACTCCAGTCCATGATCGGTGTATTGCCGGTGGCCATCAGGACAATCATGGTTTCTCCGACAGCCCGGCCTAGCCCAATCATCAGAGCCGAGAAGATCCCCGGGCTGGCTGAGATCAGGACCAGATGCGCAAGCGTTTGCCACCGCGTCGCACCAAGCGCCAAGGAACCAGCGATGAGATTCTTGGGAACATTGGAGAGGGCTTCTTCCGAGATGCTGTAGATGATAGGAATGATCGCAAACCCCATAGCCACGCCGACCACGATGGCATTTCGCTGGTCGTAATTTAGCCCGAGATGCGTTTCCAGCCATGGCTTATAGTGTCCACCGAACAAGAGCGATTCCCACCATGTGTTAGTCTCCAGACACCCCCAGACTACGGCAATGATGACCGGCATCATAAGCAACGCCTCGACGCCCGGCCGGACACGATGGCGAAGGGAGGCGGGCAGCATCAAATAGAGCCCGGCAGAGGCAAGGATGGCCACAGGAATGACAAGAACCATGGCCGTCATAGCGGGAAAGTTCCGCTCCAGAACAGGGGCAAACCAGAGTCCGGCAAGAAATCCTAGGACCACAGTTGGAAGCGCCGCCATAATTTCAATCGCGGGCTTGATCTTCGCACGGAGATTCGGATGCATGAACATCGCCGTATAAATCGCGGCCAGCACCGACAACGGGACTGCGAGTAATACCGCATAGAAGGTGCCCTTCACCGTGCCAAAGATAAGAGGGGTCAAGCTGAACTTTGGCTCAAAGTCGTCGGATCCGCTCGATGACTGCCATACAAGCGCCGGCCGATCATATCCTTCATACCAGACCGGAGAAAACAAGGTTCGCCATGTGATCTCTGGATGGAGATTACGGATCTGGTACTGAACCAGCCGATCATTCTCGGACAGGCTGACGAGTCCGTCCGCTTTCGGGGAAAAATAGGTATTGCGAAGCAGCCCCTGTTGCGGAGTAAGAGTCAGCAACGTTTGTTCAGACGTCGAATGATGCAGCCGGATTTCCCCTCCGGCATCGGTAGTAATAAAGCCTTTGTCACGCTGGGAAATCGTAATGTCAGTGACTGGACCCGACTGAGAGGCGAACCGATGGATCATTCTCATATGGGTGGTGTTCGTTCCAGGGTGTTCCCGCACCGGTGTCCACACGGCAATCTTCCCTGACGCGTTGCCGACAACAAGACTTCGATCCCCCATCAAGTAGGCAAGTGCGGTAATCGCTTCGCCTTTCTCGGAAGCCTGAGTTGTCTCTACCACAACAGGATGAGCAGGTTCCCGAATATCGAGCTGATATAATCTCCCCTCTTCGGTTCCCACCGAAAGGATTTCAGCGCGACTCCCGAGCGTGAAGGCCGTGATTCGACCGGGTATACTGGATGTTAGGTCGACCTGCGTGATCGACGACTCGCTGGTTCCATCAGGGCGTGATGTGCTCCGGCTCGTGGTCAGCCAGAGATGTAGGTCTTCCAGGAGCGCGACGATTCGAGCATCGGATTCCGTGCTCTGATAGGCCAGTTTTGTGATCGCTTGTGGAACCGGTGCGGCAAGAACCGGAGCCATGACGGTGACTACCGGGGAGATCGAGCGTTCGTTACCCATAAATTCGTGAACGAATTCGATCGCCACCGGAATGACCTGCCCATCCCCTGTGCCCATAGCCAGATTGTGCCCTTTCCCGAAGGCACGCGCTAATGCTGTAACAGACGCATCTGGCAGCAAGGCACGCGACGGAAACTTTGACGACGTATGAGCCGTCCCTCCTAAGAAGACAAAATCAAGAGAATCACCGCGTAGCACATAGGCGACCTCTTGCTGTTCATCGATTCCAATGATGGCGACAGAAAACGAGCGATCTAAAGGTGAGAGGGAAATCGGCTCAGACAATGTTGCGCGGGTTGGCTGAAAAAGCGGGATGACTTCCTTGACCAGAAACACACACATCCCGAGAATACAAAGGATAATGCCGATGCCGCCGGCTTTGATGATGAAGCCCGTAAGCCGATCCGTGATGGTCCTGATCCGGCGGCGGCTGATCACTCCGCCGACGAGGGCAGGGGTGGGAAAAGATCCCCCGCTCATCGATGGTTCCCCTTGAACCGCAGGTATCGGAGTAAATGGCGGCACTTTCATATCCTGACTGCGACTCCTCTCCCCGATACGGCCGCATTGCCATCTGTCCTGCATTTCTCACAGGGGAGTGAGCGATCATGTGCCCTTCACGATGACCATATTCCTGACAGCTTGGCGTGAAACCTATTCGACTTTCGGCAATTCCTTTTCGATCATGGCCTGAGGGAGCGGAAAGAAGCCATCCTTGATCACGATGGCTTGTCCTTCTTTGCTATAGATAAACTTGATAAACTCCCGCACGAGTGGATCGAGCGGTTTGTTCGGCGCTTTGTTCACGTAGATCAATAGATGCCGCCAGAGGGGATATGAACCATTCATGGCGTTTTCCTGCGTAGGGGCAATAAAGGGCCCCCCTTCTTTTTCGGCCAATGAAAGGACCCGCACACCGGACGTCAAATAGCCGATACCGCTGTAGCCGATGCCTGCAGGATCCTCCGTGATACCCTGCACGACGGAGGCGGACCCTGGTTGTTCCTTGACCTCATCCTTATAGTCGCCGTTTTTCAGCGCATACTCTTTGAAAAACCCGTAGGTGCCGGATGCCGAGTTGCGGCCATAGATGCTGATCGGCAATGCCGCCACTTCGCCTGTAACACCAAGCTGAGTCCATCGTTCCAGGTTTTCCTGTGCGCCGCGTCGACGCGTCTTGGAAAAGATCCCATCAATTTGCGCCATCGTGAGTCCCTGAACCGAGTTGTCTTTGTTGACGTAGACTGCTAGCGCATCGATGGCGACGGGAAAAGCGGTGGGCTTATATCTGAACTTTCTTTCAAAGGCATCGACCTCGGTATTTTTCATCGTTCGGGACATCGGCCCCAGTAGAGCCGTTCCTTCGATTAGGGCCGGAGGGGCTGTGCTCGATCCCTTGCCTTCGATTTGGATTTTGACCTGAGGATATTGTTTGCGAAAACCTTCGGCCCAGAGCGTCATCAGGTTATTGAGCGTGTCCGAACCGATACTGTTGACATTCCCTGATACCCCGCTGACTTTGACATAGCCTTTTAAGGCCGAGTCCAGCACGATGGCATCATCGGCATAGACCGATGGGATGACGGAAGCAAGAGCCCCAAGGAGGGCGAAACACGATAAGCCAGACTTGGCAGCTGATATATTCATAGACAGTCCTTTCATAGTCTCTACACAATAGTCTCGTTCTGTTATCAGCACGTTACCGCAGTGTTACAGGCGTGTTACGTCCTGCCTGGTTCAGGTCCTCCGCCGCTCTTTTCTCGGACAGACCGCTTGCCACCCAATGCTGAATCGACCATTTGTCAAAAATTCCACTGCAGCTGCGTACGGACAATATCTCCCTCCCGGATCAGATAGGGCGCAGTTTGTGTATCCGTGCGCCTAGTCCTGGCGTACGCAATCGTGAACTCTAAGGCCCTGGCAAGTTGGTATTCCACGCCAATTTCCCATTCCCGGACGACATTGAAGGGTGCATTGGTTCGATGCTTCTTCCCCCCGTCGTATTCTTGCCAACGCACATACGGTATGATGGTCATCCACTTATAGTCCCACTTGTACATGGCCTGGACGTAGCCTCCCTGGATGTTGCCATCTACAATGGCTGTTTGCGTGGCGTTCAACTGAGGACCGTGGCCCCAGTTCCATTCGGCTTGGAGGCCGAATGGTTGAGGATACAGAATAAAATGCACACCGACTCGTTCATCAAGGTAATTGCCCTTATTTTCAACTTGGGGTATACCCCCGGGAAGGTTGGTCCCTGAAAGAGTCCCAATATTCGCAGCCCCGACATTGAACGATCCACGGTATGCATCGACTCCAAACTCCACAATCTGCCCATACGGCAATTCAAGGGGATAGGTAGAATGCAGGACGATATGTTTATTGTCATTTCGTTCCGAAATATTGATGGTTTGGCCGTTATAGACCCCAACGCCCAATATGCCGTAGTCTCCAGATCCTTTCAGACCTGAATCGACCAGTCTCCGGAATAGTTTTCTCGTCTCAGCGGGTGTGTAGTAGATAAAAAACCCAAGGTCGCGTTCGCCATTCACCGCACTATTGATGCCATCGCTTCGGTCCAAGGCAATTCGTTGTTGACTAGATTGAAGAGTTTCCCACCCGAACGGAACCTTTGATAATCCGGCTCGAATACGCAATTCCTTTTCCGCGAAGAATAGGAAAGGCACGGGCAAAAAGATGTCGGTATAGGCATCGCGGAGTTGGACAAAGTTATTATTCGCATCGGTGTTTGTCGTGCCTGGAACAACGGTTGCAAATTCGGGTTGCAAATAAAAGGACAGCCAATCCGTGATGTCCCCTGAAAAGATCAGGCGGGCGCGGCGGAAATTGAAGCCCGTATTATCCTTTATCGTGCTATCGTACTCGCTCCGTATGGATTTGTCTCCGGGCAGGTACGTATAACGAAACTGCAAATAGCCTCGTATACTGATCTTGTCGAACCATTTCTTAATCGTTGCTCGGTCTTGAATGATCGCTTCTTTTTTTTCCTCATCGGCTTTCAGCTTGAGCCATTCTTCTTTCGTGATCTGGCCTTTCTCGTACAGGAGATCCTCAATAGCGGCTTGTGCCACATTGGCCTGAACGATCCCGGCGAGACTAATTACACACACCGTAACTGCGAACCACCATCTCTTCATTAAACTTCCTCCTCTCGGTTTTCGGCGCATATTCGCACTGTGCATGGAGTGCGATTGTGAACACGGCGCCGAGATATAGAGGGCCCCGATTAAGATGGCGATACGGAATTGTTAATGATTTGTTAAATGATTTGGTTGGTTGGAGCGCAGCGGGAAGCTGTTTTGACACACTGATTCATCCTGACACCTAAGAGAAAAAAGTAGGTATGTGAAGTCTCGGTCCTGTAGACAGAAAAGCCAAAAGCGAGCTATTGAGCAGGGACGGTTTTGAGAGGTTTTCTCTTAGGTGTCGGCTGGGGTGGTTCGCGACGTAGCTGTTTTAACTGTTCTTGTAACTGTTCCATACGTGCGTCTTGCTTATCCAGCCGATCCCGAAGCTCTTGATTGGTACTGGAAAGCTCTTGAACTTGATGCTGGAGGTCTTCCGAGGA is a genomic window containing:
- the pstA gene encoding phosphate ABC transporter permease PstA produces the protein MKLWFKHFMASGELFIWSCGAGLSLSLLMIGGLLVLILVNGFGYFWPADLVELTLKDGKHVIGQLAGEEVGPKGIPRIRMKIGNRDLYGLDYRWINTDQIVERTKPVDLVMVERREWGNFYGRLRTLLKEEQVVAEGADAVWQSLPPLLRHAGSSEAENPYTVLAIDANGKEKSLLLDQVMRVFRPNDLSTLDKIWIYIGNVWTVLTTEPREANTEGGIFPAIFGTVMMVIIMSFVVTPFGVIGALYLREYARQGVIVRIVRIAVNNLAGVPSIVFGVFGLGFLVYGVGGTLDALWFSERLPSPTFGTGGILWASLTLALLTVPVVIVATEEGLAAVPREYREGSIGLGATKWETMWKVVLPTALPGILTGLILAMARAAGEVAPLMLTGVVKLAPAMPIDGTWPFLHLDRKFMHLGFHIYDVGFQSPNVEAAKPMVYVTTLVLILVVVTLNLTGVVLRNRMRRKYAGSAV
- a CDS encoding ABC transporter permease subunit encodes the protein MSGGSFPTPALVGGVISRRRIRTITDRLTGFIIKAGGIGIILCILGMCVFLVKEVIPLFQPTRATLSEPISLSPLDRSFSVAIIGIDEQQEVAYVLRGDSLDFVFLGGTAHTSSKFPSRALLPDASVTALARAFGKGHNLAMGTGDGQVIPVAIEFVHEFMGNERSISPVVTVMAPVLAAPVPQAITKLAYQSTESDARIVALLEDLHLWLTTSRSTSRPDGTSESSITQVDLTSSIPGRITAFTLGSRAEILSVGTEEGRLYQLDIREPAHPVVVETTQASEKGEAITALAYLMGDRSLVVGNASGKIAVWTPVREHPGTNTTHMRMIHRFASQSGPVTDITISQRDKGFITTDAGGEIRLHHSTSEQTLLTLTPQQGLLRNTYFSPKADGLVSLSENDRLVQYQIRNLHPEITWRTLFSPVWYEGYDRPALVWQSSSGSDDFEPKFSLTPLIFGTVKGTFYAVLLAVPLSVLAAIYTAMFMHPNLRAKIKPAIEIMAALPTVVLGFLAGLWFAPVLERNFPAMTAMVLVIPVAILASAGLYLMLPASLRHRVRPGVEALLMMPVIIAVVWGCLETNTWWESLLFGGHYKPWLETHLGLNYDQRNAIVVGVAMGFAIIPIIYSISEEALSNVPKNLIAGSLALGATRWQTLAHLVLISASPGIFSALMIGLGRAVGETMIVLMATGNTPIMDWSLFNGFRTLSANIAVEIPEAPHGGTLYRTLFLAGLLLFVATFVLNTAAEVIRQRLRAKYSQF
- a CDS encoding phosphate ABC transporter substrate-binding protein; its protein translation is MNISAAKSGLSCFALLGALASVIPSVYADDAIVLDSALKGYVKVSGVSGNVNSIGSDTLNNLMTLWAEGFRKQYPQVKIQIEGKGSSTAPPALIEGTALLGPMSRTMKNTEVDAFERKFRYKPTAFPVAIDALAVYVNKDNSVQGLTMAQIDGIFSKTRRRGAQENLERWTQLGVTGEVAALPISIYGRNSASGTYGFFKEYALKNGDYKDEVKEQPGSASVVQGITEDPAGIGYSGIGYLTSGVRVLSLAEKEGGPFIAPTQENAMNGSYPLWRHLLIYVNKAPNKPLDPLVREFIKFIYSKEGQAIVIKDGFFPLPQAMIEKELPKVE
- a CDS encoding porin, with translation MKRWWFAVTVCVISLAGIVQANVAQAAIEDLLYEKGQITKEEWLKLKADEEKKEAIIQDRATIKKWFDKISIRGYLQFRYTYLPGDKSIRSEYDSTIKDNTGFNFRRARLIFSGDITDWLSFYLQPEFATVVPGTTNTDANNNFVQLRDAYTDIFLPVPFLFFAEKELRIRAGLSKVPFGWETLQSSQQRIALDRSDGINSAVNGERDLGFFIYYTPAETRKLFRRLVDSGLKGSGDYGILGVGVYNGQTINISERNDNKHIVLHSTYPLELPYGQIVEFGVDAYRGSFNVGAANIGTLSGTNLPGGIPQVENKGNYLDERVGVHFILYPQPFGLQAEWNWGHGPQLNATQTAIVDGNIQGGYVQAMYKWDYKWMTIIPYVRWQEYDGGKKHRTNAPFNVVREWEIGVEYQLARALEFTIAYARTRRTDTQTAPYLIREGDIVRTQLQWNF